In a single window of the Chloroflexota bacterium genome:
- a CDS encoding cadherin domain-containing protein has product MNDIVDRFGRAMVAAAALTLIVAALLAIAPSGVDATSVVAATNSSPTFNEGASTTRSVSEDATIGQAIGDPVSATDADGDMLFYDFVGHDHSIFTIEPTSGQLSTSVNLNLQAGRSFTVVVRVDDNKNADGNPDPTIDARITVMINVVTPGTLQQSGGSLGFGPAPVAPKFDDGIRTEREVFENAAAGDPAGDPVTATHQDGLAITYFLSGTDAASFTVDEDTGQLRVKEGAALVLDRTFTVNLTATDSAGIGAIIIVDIVVVETPYHEYDTNQNGRIDRDEVLAAVSDYFAGDIDKEKVIELVRLYYQDA; this is encoded by the coding sequence ATGAATGACATCGTTGACCGATTTGGCCGGGCCATGGTGGCCGCTGCCGCGCTCACGCTTATTGTCGCCGCACTCCTTGCCATCGCGCCCAGCGGTGTTGACGCGACCAGTGTTGTCGCCGCCACCAACAGCAGTCCCACGTTCAATGAGGGCGCCTCCACCACCCGTTCCGTTTCTGAGGACGCCACGATCGGGCAGGCCATCGGCGATCCAGTGTCGGCCACGGACGCCGACGGCGACATGCTTTTCTACGACTTCGTGGGTCATGACCACAGTATCTTCACTATCGAACCAACGTCCGGACAACTAAGCACCAGCGTCAACTTAAACCTACAGGCAGGCAGGAGTTTCACCGTCGTCGTAAGAGTCGACGACAATAAAAATGCAGACGGAAACCCCGACCCTACCATTGACGCCAGGATAACTGTCATGATCAATGTGGTTACGCCGGGGACACTTCAACAGAGTGGCGGCAGCCTCGGGTTCGGCCCCGCGCCTGTTGCGCCCAAGTTCGACGACGGCATCCGGACGGAGCGGGAGGTCTTCGAGAACGCCGCAGCCGGCGACCCGGCCGGCGACCCGGTGACCGCCACACACCAGGACGGCCTCGCGATCACGTACTTCCTCAGCGGCACCGACGCCGCCAGCTTCACCGTCGACGAGGACACGGGCCAACTCAGGGTCAAGGAGGGGGCGGCGCTGGTCCTCGACAGGACATTCACGGTGAACCTGACGGCCACGGATTCTGCGGGAATCGGCGCCATCATCATCGTCGACATCGTCGTCGTTGAGACGCCCTACCATGAATACGACACCAACCAGAACGGGCGCATAGACCGGGATGAGGTCCTTGCGGCGGTATCAGACTACTTTGCCGGAGACATAGACAAGGAAAAGGTAATAGAGCTGGTCAGACTGTACTATCAGGATGCGTGA